From the Rhizobium sp. SL42 genome, the window GCTGCCGCCCAGCCGGATCGGTGATTGTCACGGGCAGCAGCGTTGCCTCAGTCGATGAGGTCTTCCTGTCGCAATGGCCGAAAGCTCATACGGTGCAGCGGGCAGGGGCCATGCAGCGCGATCGCTGCCCGATGCATGGCCGTGCCATATCCGGCATGCTGTGCGAACCCGTAGTGGGGATAGAGCAGCCCGGCCCGTGCCATCATCCGGTCCCGCATGACCTTGGCAAGGATCGATGCTGCGGCGATCGACACCGAGCGGGCATCGCCCTTGACCACGGCCGTGCCGGAACAGGAAAGTCCGTCCGGAACGTCCTTGCCGTCGGCCAGCACATGCATGGCGCTCAATTCAAGCCCGGCAACGGCACGCCGCATCGCGTCGAGGCTCGCCTTGCGGATATCGCGTGCATCGATATGGCGGGGTGACGAAGAGGCGAT encodes:
- a CDS encoding ribonuclease HII translates to MKTRTPPDSPSLFADMPLAPDFSIESRTRRRGLWPVAGTDEAGRGPLAGPVVAAAVILDPKRIPEGLNDSKKLSAAQRERLYDEILATATVSIASSSPRHIDARDIRKASLDAMRRAVAGLELSAMHVLADGKDVPDGLSCSGTAVVKGDARSVSIAAASILAKVMRDRMMARAGLLYPHYGFAQHAGYGTAMHRAAIALHGPCPLHRMSFRPLRQEDLID